NNNNNNNNNNNNNNNNNNNNNNNNNNNNNNNNNNNNNNNNNNNNNNNNNNNNNNNNNNNNNNNNNNNNNNNNNNNNNNNNNNNNNNNNNNNNNNNNNNNNNNNNNNNNNNNNNNNNNNNNNNNNNNNNNNNNNNNNNNNNNNNNNNNNNNNNNNNNNNNNNNNNNNNNNNNNNNNNNNNNNNNNNNNNNNNNNNNNNNNNNNNNNNNNNNNNNNNNNNNNNNNNNNNNNNNNNNNNNNNNNNNNNNNNNNNNNNNNNNNNNNNNNNNNNNNNNNNNNNNNNNNNNNNNNNNNNNNNNNNNNNNNNNNNNNNNNNNNNNNNNNNNNNNNNNNNNNNNNNNNNNNNNNNNNNNNNNNNNNNNNNNNNNNNNNNNNNNNNNNNNNNNNNNNNNNNNNNNNNNNNNNNNNNNNNNNNNNNNNNNNNNNNNNNNNNNNNNNNNNNNNNNNNNNNNNNNNNNNNNNNNNNNNNNNNNNNNNNNNNNNNNNNNNNNNNNNNNNNNNNNNNNNNNNNNNNNNNNNNNNNNNNNNNNNNNNNNNNNNNNNNNNNNNNNNNNNNNNNNNNNNNNNNNNNNNNNNNNNNNNNNNNNNNNNNNNNNNNNNNNNNNNNNNNNNNNNNNNNNNNNNNNNNNNNNNNNNNNNNNNNNNNNNNNNNNNNNNNNNNNNNNNNNNNNNNNNNNNNNNNNNNNNNNNNNNNNNNNNNNNNNNNNNNNNNNNNNNNNNNNNNNNNNNNNNNNNNNNNNNNNNNNNNNNNNNNNNNNNNNNNNNNNNNNNNNNNNNNNNNNNNNNNNNNNNNNNNNNNNNNNNNNNNNNNNNNNNNNNNNNNNNNNNNNNNNNNNNNNNNNNNNNNNNNNNNNNNNNNNNNNNNNNNNNNNNNNNNNNNNNNNNNNNNNNNNNNNNNNNNNNNNNNNNNNNNNNNNNNNNNNNNNNNNNNNNNNNNNNNNNNNNNNNNNNNNNNNNNNNNNNNNNNNNNNNNNNNNNNNNNNNNNNNNNNNNNNNNNNNNNNNNNNNNNNNNNNNNNNNNNNNNNNNNNNNNNNNNNNNNNNNNNNNNNNNNNNNNNNNNNNNNNNNNNNNNNNNNNNNNNNNNNNNNNNNNNNNNNNNNNNNNNNNNNNNNNNNNNNNNNNNNNNNNNNNNNNNNNNNNNNNNNNNNNNNNNNNNNNNNNNNNNNNNNNNNNNNNNNNNNNNNNNNNNNNNNNNNNNNNNNNNNNNNNNNNNNNNNNNNNNNNNNNNNNNNNNNNNNNNNNNNNNNNNNNNNNNNNNNNNNNNNNNNNNNNNNNNNNNNNNNNNNNNNNNNNNNNNNNNNNNNNNNNNNNNNNNNNNNNNNNNNNNNNNNNNNNNNNNNNNNNNNNNNNNNNNNNNNNNNNNNNNNNNNNNNNNNNNNNNNNNNNNNNNNNNNNNNNNNNNNNNNNNNNNNNNNNNNNNNNNNNNNNNNNNNNNNNNNNNNNNNNNNNNNNNNNNNNNNNNNNNNNNNNNNNNNNNNNNNNNNNNNNNNNNNNNNNNNNNNNNNNNNNNNNNNNNNNNNNNNNNNNNNNNNNNNNNNNNNNNNNNNNNNNNNNNNNNNNNNNNNNNNNNNNNNNNNNNNNNNNNNNNNNNNNNNNNNNNNNNNNNNNNNNNNNNNNNNNNNNNNNNNNNNNNNNNNNNNNNNNNNNNNNNNNNNNNNNNNNNNNNNNNNNNNNNNNNNNNNNNNNNNNNNNNNNNNNNNNNNNNNNNNNNNNNNNNNNNNNNNNNNNNNNNNNNNNNNNNNNNNNNNNNNNNNNNNNNNNNNNNNNNNNNNNNNNNNNNNNNNNNNNNNNNNNNNNNNNNNNNNNNNNNNNNNNNNNNNNNNNNNNNNNNNNNNNNNNNNNNNNNNNNNNNNNNNNNNNNNNNNNNNNNNNNNNNNNNNNNNNNNNNNNNNNNNNNNNNNNNNNNNNNNNNNNNNNNNNNNNNNNNNNNNNNNNNNNNNNNNNNNNNNNNNNNNNNNNNNNNNNNNNNNNNNNNNNNNNNNNNNNNNNNNNNNNNNNNNNNNNNNNNNNNNNNNNNNNNNNNNNNNNNNNNNNNNNNNNNNNNNNNNNNNNNNNNNNNNNNNNNNNNNNNNNNNNNNNNNNNNNNNNNNNNNNNNNNNNNNNNNNNNNNNNNNNNNNNNNNNNNNNNNNNNNNNNNNNNNNNNNNNNNNNNNNNNNNNNNNNNNNNNNNNNNNNNNNNNNNNNNNNNNNNNNNNNNNNNNNNNNNNNNNNNNNNNNNNNNNNNNNNNNNNNNNNNNNNNNNNNNNNNNNNNNNNNNNNNNNNNNNNNNNNNNNNNNNNNNNNNNNNNNNNNNNNNNNNNNNNNNNNNNNNNNNNNNNNNNNNNNNNNNNNNNNNNNNNNNNNNNNNNNNNNNNNNNNNNNNNNNNNNNNNNNNNNNNNNNNNNNNNNNNNNNNNNNNNNNNNNNNNNNNNNNNNNNNNNNNNNNNNNNNNNNNNNNNNNNNNNNNNNNNNNNNNNNNNNNNNNNNNNNNNNNNNNNNNNNNNNNNNNNNNNNNNNNNNNNNNNNNNNNNNNNNNNNNNNNNNNNNNNNNNNNNNNNNNNNNNNNNNNNNNNNNNNNNNNNNNNNNNNNNNNNNNNNNNNNNNNNNNNNNNNNNNNNNNNNNNNNNNNNNNNNNNNNNNNNNNNNNNNNNNNNNNNNNNNNNNNNNNNNNNNNNNNNNNNNNNNNNNNNNNNNNNNNNNNNNNNNNNNNNNNNNNNNNNNNNNNNNNNNNNNNNNNNNNNNNNNNNNNNNNNNNNNNNNNNNNNNNNNNNNNNNNNNNNNNNNNNNNNNNNNNNNNNNNNNNNNNNNNNNNNNNNNNNNNNNNNNNNNNNNNNNNNNNNNNNNNNNNNNNNNNNNNNNNNNNNNNNNNNNNNNNNNNNNNNNNNNNNNNNNNNNNNNNNNNNNNNNNNNNNNNNNNNNNNNNNNNNNNNNNNNNNNNNNNNNNNNNNNNNNNNNNNNNNNNNNNNNNNNNNNNNNNNNNNNNNNNNNNNNNNNNNNNNNNNNNNNNNNNNNNNNNNNNNNNNNNNNNNNNNNNNNNNNNNNNNNNNNNNNNNNNNNNNNNNNNNNNNNNNNNNNNNNNNNNNNNNNNNNNNNNNNNNNNNNNNNNNNNNNNNNNNNNNNNNNNNNNNNNNNNNNNNNNNNNNNNNNNNNNNNNNNNNNNNNNNNNNNNNNNNNNNNNNNNNNNNNNNNNNNNNNNNNNNNNNNNNNNNNNNNNNNNNNNNNNNNNNNNNNNNNNNNNNNNNNNNNNNNNNNNNNNNNNNNNNNNNNNNNNNNNNNNNNNNNNNNNNNNNNNNNNNNNNNNNNNNNNNNNNNNNNNNNNNNNNNNNNNNNNNNNNNNNNNNNNNNNNNNNNNNNNNNNNNNNNNNNNNNNNNNNNNNNNNNNNNNNNNNNNNNNNNNNNNNNNNNNNNNNNNNNNNNNNNNNNNNNNNNNNNNNNNNNNNNNNNNNNNNNNNNNNNNNNNNNNNNNNNNNNNNNNNNNNNNNNNNNNNNNNNNNNNNNNNNNNNNNNNNNNNNNNNNNNNNNNNNNNNNNNNNNNNNNNNNNNNNNNNNNNNNNNNNNNNNNNNNNNNNNNNNNNNNNNNNNNNNNNNNNNNNNNNNNNNNNNNNNNNNNNNNNNNNNNNNNNNNNNNNNNNNNNNNNNNNNNNNNNNNNNNNNNNNNNNNNNNNNNNNNNNNNNNNNNNNNNNNNNNNNNNNNNNNNNNNNNNNNNNNNNNNNNNNNNNNNNNNNNNNNNNNNNNNNNNNNNNNNNNNNNNNNNNNNNNNNNNNNNNNNNNNNNNNNNNNNNNNNNNNNNNNNNNNNNNNNNNNNNNNNNNNNNNNNNNNNNNNNNNNNNNNNNNNNNNNNNNNNNNNNNNNNNNNNNNNNNNNNNNNNNNNNNNNNNNNNNNNNNNNNNNNNNNNNNNNNNNNNNNNNNNNNNNNNNNNNNNNNNNNNNNNNNNNNNNNNNNNNNNNNNNNNNNNNNNNNNNNNNNNNNNNNNNNNNNNNNNNNNNNNNNNNNNNNNNNNNNNNNNNNNNNNNNNNNNNNNNNNNNNNNNNNNNNNNNNNNNNNNNNNNNNNNNNNNNNNNNNNNNNNNNNNNNNNNNNNNNNNNNNNNNNNNNNNNNNNNNNNNNNNNNNNNNNNNNNNNNNNNNNNNNNNNNNNNNNNNNNNNNNNNNNNNNNNNNNNNNNNNNNNNNNNNNNNNNNNNNNNNNNNNNNNNNNNNNNNNNNNNNNNNNNNNNNNNNNNNNNNNNNNNNNNNNNNNNNNNNNNNNNNNNNNNNNNNNNNNNNNNNNNNNNNNNNNNNNNNNNNNNNNNNNNNNNNNNNNNNNNNNNNNNNNNNNNNNNNNNNNNNNNNNNNNNNNNNNNNNNNNNNNNNNNNNNNNNNNNNNNNNNNNNNNNNNNNNNNNNNNNNNNNNNNNNNNNNNNNNNNNNNNNNNNNNNNNNNNNNNNNNNNNNNNNNNNNNNNNNNNNNNNNNNNNNNNNNNNNNNNNNNNNNNNNNNNNNNNNNNNNNNNNNNNNNNNNNNNNNNNNNNNNNNNNNNNNNNNNNNNNNNNNNNNNNNNNNNNNNNNNNNNNNNNNNNNNNNNNNNNNNNNNNNNNNNNNNNNNNNNNNNNNNNNNNNNNNNNNNNNNNNNNNNNNNNNNNNNNNNNNNNNNNNNNNNNNNNNNNNNNNNNNNNNNNNNNNNNNNNNNNNNNNNNNNNNNNNNNNNNNNNNNNNNNNNNNNNNNNNNNNNNNNNNNNNNNNNNNNNNNNNNNNNNNNNNNNNNNNNNNNNNNNNNNNNNNNNNNNNNNNNNNNNNNNNNNNNNNNNNNNNNNNNNNNNNNNNNNNNNNNNNNNNNNNNNNNNNNNNNNNNNNNNNNNNNNNNNNNNNNNNNNNNNNNNNNNNNNNNNNNNNNNNNNNNNNNNNNNNNNNNNNNNNNNNNNNNNNNNNNNNNNNNNNNNNNNNNNNNNNNNNNNNNNNNNNNNNNNNNNNNNNNNNNNNNNNNNNNNNNNNNNNNNNNNNNNNNNNNNNNNNNNNNNNNNNNNNNNNNNNNNNNNNNNNNNNNNNNNNNNNNNNNNNNNNNNNNNNNNNNNNNNNNNNNNNNNNNNNNNNNNNNNNNNNNNNNNNNNNNNNNNNNNNNNNNNNNNNNNNNNNNNNNNNNNNNNNNNNNNNNNNNNNNNNNNNNNNNNNNNNNNNNNNNNNNNNNNNNNNNNNNNNNNNNNNNNNNNNNNNNNNNNNNNNNNNNNNNNNNNNNNNNNNNNNNNNNNNNNNNNNNNNNNNNNNNNNNNNNNNNNNNNNNNNNNNNNNNNNNNNNNNNNNNNNNNNNNNNNNNNNNNNNNNNNNNNNNNNNNNNNNNNNNNNNNNNNNNNNNNNNNNNNNNNNNNNNNNNNNNNNNNNNNNNNNNNNNNNNNNNNNNNNNNNNNNNNNNNNNNNNNNNNNNNNNNNNNNNNNNNNNNNNNNNNNNNNNNNNNNNNNNNNNNNNNNNNNNNNNNNNNNNNNNNNNNNNNNNNNNNNNNNNNNNNNNNNNNNNccatagagacccatagggacccagaGAGACCCAGAGAGACCCAGAGAGACCcagagagacccatagggacccatagagacccatagagacacatagggacccatagagacccataggaacccatagagacacatagggacccatagagacccatagggacccatagggacccatagagacccatagagacccatagggaaccatagagacccatagagacacatagggacccatagagccccacagtgccccattGACACcacatatcccccatagacgccccatagtgccccatagagccccatagcaccccatagacaccccatagagccccatagacaccctatacagccccatagacaccccatatccccccataggcaccccatagtgccccatagacacaccaTATCctcccacagagccccatagacaccccatatccccccatagagccccatagacaccccacagacaccccatagagcttcatagagccccatatcccccatagacaccccatagagccccatagacaccccatagagccccatagtgccccacagacaccccatagagccctatagacaccccatagatccccataaaTCTGCACAGTGCCCCATTGACACCAAatatcccccatagacaccccatagagccccatatcccccatagagccccatagtgccccactGACACcacatatcccccatagacaccccatagcgccccatagagccccatagacaccccatagagccccattgagacacacagagccccatagagccccatagggtccctatatccccccacagacaccccatagcgccccatagacaccccatagatccccataaaTCCGCACAGTGCCCCATTGACACCAAatatcccccatagacaccccatagagccccatagacaccccatagagccccatatcccccatagagccccatagtgccccattgACACcacatatcccccatagacaccctatagagccccatagagccccataaacaTCTCATAgggccccacagagccccatagatccccatacacaccccacagagccccatagagacacacagagccccatagagccccatagggtccctatatccccccacagacaccccatagcgccccatagagacccactgacaccacatatcccccatagacaccccatagaaccccatagacaccccatagaaacacacagagacccatacacaccccatagcgccccacaaacaccccatagagccccatagacacatagagacccatagacaccccatatccccccatagacaccccatagagccccatagtgccccatagacaccccatagagccccatagacacatagagacccatagacaccccatatccccccatagacaccccacagANNNNNNNNNNNNNNNNNNNNNNNNNNNNNNNNNNNNNNNNNNNNNNNNNNNNNNNNNNNNNNNNNNNNNNNNNNNNNNNNNNNNNNNNNNNNNNNNNNNNNNNNNNNNNNNNNNNNNNNNNNNNNNNNNNNNNNNNNNNNNNNNNNNNNNNNNNNNNNNNNNNNNNNNNNNNNNNNNNNNNNNNNNNNNNNNNNNNNNNNNNNNNNNNNNNNNNNNNNNNNNNNNNNNNNNNNNNNNNNNNNNNNNNNNNNNNNNNNNNNNNNNNNNNNNNNNNNNNNNNNNNNNNNNNNNNNNNNNNNNNNNNNNNNNNNNNNNNNNNNNNNNNNNNNNNNNNNNNNNNNNNNNNNNNNNNNNNNNNNNNNNNNNNNNNNNNNNNNNNNNNNNNNNNNNNNNNNNNNNNNNNNNNNNNNNNNNNNNNNNNNNNNNNNNNNNNNNNNNNNNNNNNNNNNNNNNNNNNNNNNNNNNNNNNNNNNNNNNNNNNNNNNNNNNNNNNNNNNNNNNNNNNNNNNNNNNNNNNNNNNNNNNNNNNNNNNNNNNNNNNNNNNNNNNNNNNNNNNNNNNNNNNNNNNNNNNNNNNNNNNNNNNNNNNNNNNNNNNNNNNNNNNNNNNNNNNNNNNNNNNNNNNNNNNNNNNNNNNNNNNNNNNNNNNNNNNNNNNNNNNNNNNNNNNNNNNNNNNNNNNNNNNNNNNNNNNNNNNNNNNNNNNNNNNNNNNNNNNNNNNNNNNNNNNNNNNNNNNNNNNNNNNNNNNNNNNNNNNNNNNNNNNNNNNNNNNNNNNNNNNNNNNNNNNNNNNNNNNNNNNNNNNNNNNNNNNNNNNNNNNNNNNNNNNNNNNNNNNNNNNNNNNNNNNNNNNNNNNNNNNNNNNNNNNNNNNNNNNNNNNNNNNNNNNNNNNNNNNNNNNNNNNNNNNNNNNNNNNNNNNNNNNNNNNNNNNNNNNNNNNNNNNNNNNNNNNNNNNNNNNNNNNNNNNNNNNNNNNNNNNNNNNNNNNNNNNNNNNNNNNNNNNNNNNNNNNNNNNNNNNNNNNNNNNNNNNNNNNNNNNNNNNNNNNNNNNNNNNNNNNNNNNNNNNNNNNNNNNNNNNNNNNNNNNNNNNNNNNNNNNNNNNNNNNNNNNNNNNNNNNNNNNNNNNNNNNNNNNNNNNNNNNNNNNNNNNNNNNNNNNNNNNNNNNNNNNNNNNNNNNNNNNNNNNNNNNNNNNNNNNNNNNNNTATATGGTCAGGCCACGCCCCCCCCAATGGTCCTAAATGGGGCTGCAGGCCACGCCCACATTTAGACCCCGCCCCCTCGGGGGAGCACAGCCAATGGGAGCGCAGCGTGTGGCCACacccctcccctccatcccttATATGGTGCTTGTGGGCGTGGCCTCCCTTTGACCCTGCCCCCCATTGTCGTGCGAGCCAATGGGCTTCGAGCAATGCAAATGAGGGGGCGTGGCTCAGCCTTAAAGGGGGTGTGGCTTATTCaagtgggcgtggcttattgaaggggggcgtggcttatgaaagggggcggggccttCCGCAGAGCGGAGCGCTCTGATTGGCTGACGGAAACGTTTTAATTTTAAGGCCATTTTTTTACcgttttttagggttttttggggttattttatAATATAAGGGGTTGGGTTTATAATGGCGGCCATTAaaacccccctccccccctttaATCCCCTTTAAAAACCCGCTGGACGGGGTTaaaaaggggggaagggggcggggctaagcCAGGCCACGCCCCCTAATTCAACCGACCAAtcaggagagggagggggggggtttGATTGACAGCTCGTAGTACCTTAATGAATGAATGGAGGCCGTTCAAGATGGCCGACGACGCGACGCCATCTTGGTTTTGTCCTTTAttgttttgggggggaaaagggagatTTGGGGACCGGCCCTTTAAGGCGGAGCTGGGGGAGGGGCTTAAAGGGGAAGCTCCGCCCCTTTGGTCTGACGGCGTCCAGTGATTGGATGAGGGACACGGCGCGGAGCTGAAGGGGGagagagacccatagagacccatagggacccatagagacccatagggacccatagagacccatagggacccataacaccccatagatccccatatcaccccatatcaccccataagtgccccatagagacccacagatccccatagatccccatatccccccacagacaccccatatctccccatagaaaccctatatttccccatagatacccataaCACCCCACAGAGATCTCATAgggccccacagagccccatagagacccataacaccccatagatccccatagacaccacatatccccccatagagccccatagacaccccatagatccccatatgcccccatatccccccatagacaccccatatccccccataNNNNNNNNNNNNNNNNNNNNNNNNNNNNNNNNNNNNNNNNNNNNNNNNNNNNNNNNNNNNNNNNNNNNNNNNNNNNNNNNNNNNNNNNNNNNNNNNNNNNNNNNNNNNNNNNNNNNNNNNNNNNNNNNNNNNNNNNNNNNNNNNNNNNNNNNNNNNNNNNNNNNNNNNNNNNNNNNNNNNNNNNNNNNNNNNNNNNNNNNNNNNNNNNNNNNNNNNNNNNNNNNNNNNNNNNNNNNNNNNNNNNNNNNNNNNNNNNNNNNNNNNNNNNNNNNNNNNNNNNNNNNNNNNNNNNNNNNNNNNNNNNNNNNNNNNNNNNNNNNNNNNNNNNNNNNNNNNNNNNNNNNNNNNNNNNNNNNNNNNNNNNNNNNNNNNNNNNNNNNNNNNNNNNNNNNNNNNNNNNNNNNNNNNNNNNNNNNNNNNNNNNNNNNNNNNNNNNNNNNNNNNNNNNNNNNNNNNNNNNNNNNNNNNNNNNNNNNNNNNNNNNNNNNNNNNNNNNNNNNNNNNNNNNNNNNNNNNNNNNNNNNNNNNNNNNNNNNNNNNNNNNNNNNNNNNNNNNNNNNNNNNNNNNNNNNNNNNNNNNNNNNNNNNNNNNNNNNNNNNNNNNNNNNNNNNNNNNNNNNNNNNNNNNNNNNNNNNNNNNNNNNNNNNNNNNNNNNNNNNNNNNNNNNNNNNNNNNNNNNNNNNNNNNNNNNNNNNNNNNNNNNNNNNNNNNNNNNNNNNNNNNNNNNNNNNNNNNNNNNNNNNNNNNNNNNNNNNNNNNNNNNNNNNNNNNNNNNNNNNNNNNNNNNNNNNNNNNNNNNNNNNNNNNNNNNNNNNNNNNNNNNNNNNNNNNNNNNNNNNNNNNNNNNNNNNNNNNNNNNccccatagggccccatattaccccatagacaccccatatctccccataccAACTCACCGCCAGCTCCTGATTCTCCTTCACACGTCGCACTTGTCCCGCCCACAGTGGAGCCGGGCGGCCATCTTggaaagggggcgtggccaaaGGGAAAAGGGGGCGGGGTTTAGAgatgggggcggggctaaagaGCCCCCGAATGGACCAATAGGAATCAAGGGCTGATAAGGGGGCGGGGCCTAataaagggggcgtggccatGCTGCCAGTAGACCAATAGGAATCAAGGGGGAGGGAAGTGGGCGGGGCCTAATAAAGGGGGTGGAGCCACGCTGCCAATGGACCAATAGGAAttgaggggaggggaaggaagcgGGGCTTGATAAAGAGGGCGGGGCTTAAGAGGAGGAGCCACTGTGCCAATGGACCAATAGGAATTGAGGGGAgagaaagggggcggggcttaagaAAGGGGGAGGGGCCTAATAAAGGGGCGGAGCCAAACTGCCAATGGACCAATAGGAATCGAGGGGGGATGGAAGGGGGTGGGGCTTAATAGAGGGGGCGGGGTCTAAGAAAGGGGAGGAGCCACAGTGTCAATGGACCAATAGGAATCGAGGAGGTGGGAAAGGGGGCGGAGCCTAAGTAAGGGGGCGGAGCTACGCTGCCAATGGACCAATAGGAATCGAGGGGGCGGAGTCAGCTCACCCACAAAGGACCAATCAGGACGGTCGCGGAGAGGCCCGTAGCCTGAAGAGCCGGCAGCCAATCCCTTGCTGAGGAagatgatggggggggggtgattAATATTCATGAGTTATGCAAATGAGGCTCAGCTCGCTGTCTACCTCACCTGATGCGCCATTGGCCGATGCGTTGAGGGGGCGACGGGATTGGACGGGCTGAGAGAGCGCGACGCTCAGCTATTGGAGGAGAGACAGATAGGGGGCAatatagagacacatagggacccatagggacccatagagacccatagggacccatagNNNNNNNNNNNNNNNNNNNNNNNNNNNNNNNNNNNNNNNNNNNNNNNNNNNNNNNNNNNNNNNNNNNNNNNNNNNNNNNNNNNNNNNNNNNNNNNNNNNNNNNNNNNNNNNNNNNNNNNNNNNNNNNNNNNNNNNNNNNNNNNNNNNNNNNNNNNNNNNNNNNNNNNNNNNNNNNNNNNNNNNNNNNNNNNNNNNcatagggacccatagagacacatagggacccatagggacacatagagacacattgggacccatagagacacatagagacccatagagacccatatggacccatagagacccatagagacccatagggacccatagagacccatagggacgcATAGGGACgcatagggacacacagagacccatagagacccatagggacccatagggacccatagagacccatagaaaccccatagagacccatagagaccccatagaaaccccatagagacccatagagaccccatagagacccatagggaccccatatcccccacagACATgtcatagagccccatagacaccccatagggccccatagacaccccatagagccttatacacaccccatagtgccccatagagccccataaacatcccatatccccccataaagctccatatccccccatagagccccatagacaccccatagagacccataacaccccatagtgccccatagagccccatagacaccccatagagacccataacaccccatagtGCCGCATAG
This portion of the Coturnix japonica isolate 7356 unplaced genomic scaffold, Coturnix japonica 2.1 chrUnrandom593, whole genome shotgun sequence genome encodes:
- the MRPL52 gene encoding 39S ribosomal protein L52, mitochondrial produces the protein MAARRALRIAERRALSARPIPSPPQRIGQWRISKGLAAGSSGYGPLRDRPDWSFVDGRPAPLWAGQVRRVKENQELALRAVSLIQSLDAVRPKGRSFPFKPLPQLRLKGPVPKSPFSPPKQ